The Lebetimonas natsushimae genomic sequence AGTAGATACAGTATGTTCTCCTGCTATAGGGGGTCTTTTAGCAGGATATGAACTGGCACGTGCTCTTGGAGTTAGATTTATTTTTACTGAAAGAGTTCAGGGTGAAATGACTTTAAGAAGAGGATTTGAAGTAAAAGAAGGAGAAAAAGTATTAATCTGTGAAGATATTATCACTACCGGCGGTTCGGCAATGGAAGCCGCAAGGGAAATTGAAAAAAGGGGAGGAGAGGTTGTGGCATTTGCCGCAATTGCCAACAGAGGCGTATGTAAAAGAGTAAACGGAAAAACCACAAGAAAACCTGAATGTAAGTTACCGAAAAACAAACCTCTTTTTGCACTTGAAGATTTTGAATTTGATGTATACGAACCAGATGAATGTCCAATGTGTAAAGAAGGAAGCAAACCGATTAAACCCGGTAGCAGGGGAAATTAATGTCCTGTCCCCTTTGTAATTCTGAAAATGAAAATATTATTTACAAAGATGCTTTTTTTAGAATTATTTTAGTAGATGAAATTCCGGGTTACATAAGAATCATTACCCAAAAACATATTAAAGAATTTAGCGAACTAAGCGATGAAGAAGCTGTAAAACTTACATTAATTATAAAAAATCTGGAAAAAGAAATTTTAAAGACACTAAAACCTGATAAAATTAACATTGCAGTACTTGGAAATATGGTACCGCATTTGCACATCCATGTAATTCCGAGATACGTTAACGACCCGTGGTGGCCGGATGCCACTTTTTGTGCTAAAAAGAGAGAATTCATTTATCCTCCTTTTAATGCGGAAAAATATAAAGATACCCTCCTTCAATGTCTAAAGAATTTATCACTTTAAGTCTTTTTTATTTCCTCTTTTTTGCCCTTATAGGCGATTATGTAATTTTTATGCCAAAAATGTATTCAAACTTTTTTACTCCTGCACAAATTGGAATTATTTTTTCAATGCTTCCAATTGCCAGATTTTTAACACCGTTTTTATTTTTTAAACTAACTATCAATAAAACAACTTTTTTAATTTCTTTAATAATTTCTACTTTAGCCGCTTTTTTATTACTTAGCCACAATTTTTCCATTATCTTAACGGCATTTTTTTTCATCGGAGCAAGTTTTAGTGTTATTTTCCCGTATATTGAATCAATTGCCATTGAAAAACTAAAGGAAAAATACGGCCAGGCAAGGGTTTTTGGAAGTTTCGGCTTTATGCTTTTTGGAATTATTTTTTCATATTTTAAAATTAATTTCATTTATGTGTTTATCATTTTAATAATATTAACAAATATAACATCCTTATATTTTTTGGAAGACAAATCTGTAAAAAAAGAAAAAGAATCTATAAATTTTTTAATCGCATGGAAATTTTGGTTGGCTTTAATTTTAATGCAAATCAGTTTTGGAGGATTTTATAATTTTTTTACTATTTATAATTTAAATCATCACATTCCAAAAGAAATAAACGGCTGGCTCTGGGCAATTGGGGTAATTGCGGAAATCGGAATTTTCTTGATTCAACATAAATTTATTAAAAAATTTCACCCTCTTTTTTGGATTAAACTGTCTATTTTATTAACATCAATCAGATGGTTCATGCTTTATATTTTCGCAGGAAAAGTAATTTTTATAGCTCTGTCCCAATTAATTCATGCCTTTTCATTTGCGATTTTTCATACTTCAGCCCTTCTTTATTTATCAAAGATTTATAAAAACAAAACGCTGGCCCAACAGTTTTACGCAGGAATCGGTTACGGCTTGGCGGCATTTTTGGGAAGCATAATTTCAGGATGGCTTTACGGGGAACATTTATTTTTGTATGAAAGCGTAATTGCAATACTAGGATTTTTGATTATGCTATAATTAAGCAAAAAGGTTTTTATGTTACCTAAAAAGATTTATGACAGAAAAATTAAACTTAATTTTGAAAACACTTTAATTACTGGACCAAAAGGGGTAGGTAAAACATTTTTAATTTTTAATTTTTTAAAAACTTTTAAAGGTACTTATGAATATTATGATTTTTCAGATTACAGGGAAAAACAGTTTAAATTTGATGCGGATTTAATCATTTTTGACAATTTTGACTTTTCAATTGAAATCCCTGATAAAATAACTTTTATTACTTCAAATGAAAATATAAATTTAGAAAATTTTAAAAAAATAGAATTAAGACCTCTTGATTTTGAAGAATTTTATGCATTTGAAAAACTTTCATCCCCTACCCATGCATTTGACAAATTTTTAAAATTTGGAAATTTTGCAAAAAATGCTTTTGTAGAAGATTATTTTAAAGAGGAATATTTAAAAGAAACCTTTGAATTATTGCCGTACAATAAAGAAATCTTAAAATTTTTCTTTTCACATATTGGAGAAAAATTAACCTTGTATCAAATATTCCAAATATTAAAAAAAAGAATAAAAATAAGTAAAGACAGTTTTTATAAAACAACAAATGAATTAATAAAAAATAAAATAATTTATGAAGTTGAAAAATTTAACGCCCCAAAATCTCCTAAAAAATTTTTTGCTTATAATTTTGCATTTAAAGATATCCTTACAAATAAAAAAAATCTTTTACATAAATTTGAAAATATGATCTTTTTGGAACTTAATGAAAAAAAAATCTATTATAAAGATACTCTTAATTTTTATCTGCCCCAAAAAGAGATGGGAATTCTTGTTATGCCTTTTGCAAACGAAGATGCTATAATAGAAAAATTAGATAAAGTCACTGATGTAAAAAAAATTGAAGTTATTACAATTTCTAATGAAATTGAAATAAAACATAAAAATTTTGAAGTGGAGGTAATACCGTTTTGGCAATGGAGATTTGCGGAATAGATGAGGCGGGTAGAGGACCGATAGCCGGGCCATTGGTGGTAGCAGGATGCATGTTTAAATGGAAAATGGATAATGGGAAATTAAAAATAAAAAATGAAAAAATAGATATTGAAAATATTTTAGAAGAAATTAAGGATTCTAAAAGATTAAATGCCATCAAAAGAGAAAAGCTGTTTGAAATAATAAAAGAAATTTGTATTTACCATATAGTTTGGGTTGATAATAAAACTATTGATAAAAAAGGGCTTTCATTTGCCATAAACTATTCCCTTAAGGAGATAAAAAATAATATTAAAGCTAAAAAATATTTGTTTGATGGAAACAGCAGTTTTGGAGTAGATGGAATAGAAACAATAATTAAAGGTGATAGTAAAATAAAAGAAATTGCCGCTGCAAGTATTTTGGCAAAAGTCAGCCGAGACCAGTATATGATAGAAATTTCCGATAAATATCCTGAATATAACTTTAAAAAACATAAAGGTTATATTACAAAAGAACACATTGAAGAAATTAAAAAATACGGATTCAGTGACATTCACAGAATTAGTTATAAATTAAAAGCTCTTGAACCTACACTATTTTAGGAGAATTATGAAAAAAATTTTTATTAATATTTTATTTTTTGCTTATTTAAATGCAGCATTTCCCAACTGGTATTATAAAATCAAAAACATTCAACAACAAAAAAAAGCATTTGTGGAAATTATGTTACCCCTAATTCAAACAGAAAATCAAAAAATATCAGCTTTAAGAAAAAAAATTATAAAAATATTTAACGATCCTAATTTAATGTTGAATCCCAAAGAAATCGGCTTTTTAGCCAAAATTGCAAAAAAATACAAAATAAAAAACATTTTAGATAAGACTGAATATCTAAAAAAAATAGATACTATCCCCCCTTCCCTTGCATTAGCACAAGCAGCAATTGAAAGCGGCTGGGGAAAAAGCAGATTTGTCAGACTCGCAAATAATATTTTTGGTCATTGGGAATATTCAAATAAAGGTATCCAGCCAAAAAGCAAATATGAAAATATCGATATTAATTATTCTTTAAAAGTATTTCCAAGTCTTGAAGATTCAATCAGGGCCTATATGCTTAATCTTAACAGAAACCCCGCCTATAAGGAATTTAGAAATGTCAGATTTTACTATAAACTTAACAATAAAAAATTTACCGGAACAATTGCTGCTAACACTATGAAACTTTACTCCCAAAAAAGAGATGAATATGTTAAGCTCTTAAAAACAATGATAACTTTAAATCACTGGGAAAAATTTGATAAATAAATTTTTGTCATTTAAATATCATTTAAAATGATTAAAATATTATTAATAAAAAAAAGGAGATCCAATGGATAAATACATTAATTTGGCAACACAGTGGGGAATAAAAATACTCGGAGCCATTGTTATTTACATAATAGGTAAATGGCTTGCTAAAATTGTTACAAATATCATTAAAAAACTCTTAGAAAAAACTAATACAGATGTGACCTTAATTAAATTTTTAGGTAATTTAACTTATGTAGGTTTATTAATTTTAGTGATACTCGCAGCCCTCGGGACATTAGGTGTTGACACATCTTCATTTGCTGCAATTATTGCAGGTGCGGGTTTGGCCGTAGGTATGGCGCTTAAAGACAATATTTCTAATTTTGGAGCAGGTGTGTTAATTTTGATGTTAAGGCCCTTTAAAGTGGGGGATTTTGTAGAAATTGCAGGAACATCTGGTACAGTGGATGAAATAGGGATTTTTAATACTACTTTAAAAACAGGGGATAACAGAGTGATTATTATCCCAAACAATAATATAATAGGAAATAATATAATTAATTATTCAAAAGAAAAAATAAGAAGAATTGATTTAGTAATAGGTGTGGGATATGAAGACGATTTAAAACTTGTAAAATCAACTTTGGAAGAAATTTTAAATAACCATCCGAAAATATTAAAAGAACCGGCTCCAACTGTGGCGCTCGCAGAACTTGCTGATAGCAGCATAAATTTCAATGTAAGACCGTGGGTTAAAAGTGAAGATTACTGGAATGTCAGAAGTGAACTACTTGAAAAAATTAAAGAAACTTTTGATAAAAAAAACATTAATATCCCTTATCCTCAAATGGATGTACATGTAGACCAAAAAGCGGCTTAACTCCCGCTTTTTATAAAATTTTTTATATTTTCATAAATTCCCTGCATCAATTCATTTCTTGCCTCTATACTTGTCCAGGCAACATGAGGAGTTAATAAAACTTTATTACTTTTTAAAAGTGGATTATCTGAATTAATCGGTTCTTTTTCAAAAACATCAAGCCCTACAAAAATATCATTTTTTTCTAAAATTTTTGCCAAATCTCTCTCATTTATTATTCCACCTCTTCCAACATTTATTAAAATAGTGCCATCTTGAATTAATGATAATTTTTCAAGATTGAGTAAATTTTTGGTATTTTCATTTAAAGGTGCATGAATTGTGATAATTTTTGAAGTTTTAAGTAAAGTGTCCAAATCAACTTTTTTAAATTCGTCTGAATTGTTTTTTCCGCTTGTTGAATAATAAACAACCTCAGCCCCAAAAGCTTTAGCTAATCTTGCCACATTTTTTCCAATTTCACCAAGCCCTATTATTCCCCATCTTTTACCTTTTATCTCGAACCAGTTTTGAATATGGGTAAATATTTTTGAATTAGGATATTCACTTCTTGTGTATTTGTCAAAATAACAAATTTTATTTATTAACCCCAAAACCAAAGCAAAAGTATGCTGAACCACAGCATTAGTAGAATATCCGGCCACATTCCTTACAACTATCCCTTTCTTTTTAGCATACTCCAGATCAACATTATTCATCCCCGTTGCCGCAATTTGAATAAATTTAAGTTTAGATGCATTATCCATAACATTTTTATCAATTACAAACTTGTTAGTTACTACAATATCCGCATCTTTAATTCTTTCAATTACCTCATCCCTCTCTGTTATCTGATAAATCACAACCTCTCCAAACTCTTTAAATCTTTCAAAATCAACATTTCCAAGAGTCAAAGCATCTAAAAAAACTATTTTCATCTTCTTCCTTTGGTATAATTTCTAAAAAAGGGGCTCTATGAGATATATTTTACTATTTTTTTTAATAATTTCAGTTAATGCAAAAACCCTAATCGCAATATATGAGGCAAAATACGGAATTTTTGGAACAATTGCCACTGCAAAAGGAATTTTTGAGCGAAATGCAACAAATTATAAAATAGATACCACAGTAAAAACAAAAGGTTTAGCGGCTGCATTAACTAAACATATGGTTCAAAAATATACTAGTATTGGAATAATTAAAAACAATATGCTTATTCCGTTAAAATATATAACTTATAGAAAAAAAGGAAATAAAGAATATAAAAGAATCTATTATTTTGACCACAAAAATAAAATTATCATAAGAAAAAAATATTTTAACAATAAATTTGACGGAAAAGAAAAATTTGACTATTACGCTCCGCAGGATGTTTTAAGCCTTTACTTTAACCTGCCACATCTATTAAAAAATAAAAAAACTTATACATTTTTTGCACTCGGTGCTAGAAAAAGTGACGGAAGAGTTGACGTTAACTTTTGTAAAAAAAATATATTTAATGAAAAAGGAATCTGTATAAAAGGAAATTTATACAACAAAGTTTTTGCCGGAGACAGAGGGATAGTGTATTTACTAATTAATCCCAATAACTGGGTAACATTAAAAGGTATAGTAAAAAATGTATTAAAAATCGGGGACTTAAAAGGAAAAATTATATACTTTAAACAAGTCCCTTAGTTTCTAAATATTTAGTATCATAATTATTGTTTAAAAAGTCTTCATTTTCAAGCATTTTTAAATGAAACGGTATTGATGTTTTAATTCCGCTTATTTGAAATTCTTTTAGAGCTTCTTTCATAACTTCAATAGCTTCGTTTCTGTCTTTTCCGTAAGTTATAACTTTTGCAATTAAACTGTCATAATACGGAGGAATAATATATCCAGAATAAATATGGGTATCAACCCTCACATCTTTTCCGCCCGGAATATAAAGTTTTTGAATTTTTCCAGGGGAAGGGATAAATTTTTCAGGATCTTCCGCCAATATTCTGCACTCAATCGCATGGCCTTTTAAGTTTATTTCATCTTGAGACGGAATTTTATCCCCTTCTTCGACTCTTATCATCCACTCAACCAAATCAAGTCCGCTTACCATTTCACTTACGGGATGTTCAACCTGAAGTCTTGTATTCATTTCCATAAAATAGAAATTTAAATTTTTATCTACCAAAAATTCAATAGTTCCCGCTGAATAATAACCAATTGCTTTTGCTGCCCTAACGGCAGTTTCATGAAGCTTTTTTCTTGTATTTTCATCTAAGATAACGGCAGGTGACTCTTCAATTAATTTTTGATGCCTTCTTTGAAGCGAACAGTCCCTTTCCCCCAAATGAATTACATTTCCGTGTTTATCCCCTAAGATTTGAACCTCAATGTGACGAGGTTTTTCAATATATTTTTCCATATAAATGGTTGGATCTCCAAAAGCGCTCTGGGCTTCTGAACTTGCAGCCAAAAATGCATTTTCAAGATAACTTTCATCCTCTACCACCCTCATTCCTCTTCCACCGCCGCCGCTTGCGGCTTTAAGTATTACAGGATAACCAATTTCACGTGCAACTTTTTTAGCCTCCTCCACATCTTTTATAGCACCCTCACTTCCGGGAATTACAGGTACCCCCGCTTTTTTCATAACTTCTTTAGCTTTTGACTTATCCGCCATAAGTTCCATTACTTCTAAACTTGGACCTATAAAACCTATATTATGCGCTTTACATATCTCCACGAATGTCTGATTTTCACTTAAAAATCCGTACCCAGGAAAAATTGCATCACATTCTGTCATTTCAGCTGCAGTCAAAATTGCCGGAATATTAAGATAACTTTCACTACTTTTTGCAGGTCCAACACAAACACCACCGTCTGCAAATTTCAAATAAATAGCATCTCTGTCGGCAGTAGAATATATACAAACCGCTTCTTTTTTTAATTTATGAATGGCTCTGATTGCCCTAAGTGTAATTTCTCCCCTGTTAGCAATTAAAATTCTTTTCATAATTTTTTAACCTTAAAAAGTGGAGTGTCAAATTCAACAGGCTGTCCGTCTTCTACTAAAATATCCAGTATCTCACAGTCAAATTCCGCTTCAAGTTCATTCATTATTTTCATTGCTTCAATAATACATAGGGTCTGCCCTTTTTTTACTTTATCCCCAACTTTTACATAAGGTGGTGAATCGGGACTAGGAGCCTGATAAAAAGTACCTACCATTGGAGAGGTGATAAGTTCCCCTTCCACTTCACATTCAGGTTTAGCTTCAACTTTTTGGACAGCTTTCGGTGCTTCAACAGGAACAGGAGTTTGAACTGCTGTAGCAGGTGCAGCTTTTGCAGATTTATCTAAAAAAATTCTAAATTCTTCATTTTCAAATTCTAACACATTTGCCTTTGAATTATCAAAAATTTCAATTATCTTTTTTAAAGTTTTTACATCCATAATATATACTCCTTAATGCTTTTTAAAATGATAACATAAATTTGATATAATTTTAAATATTCAATAAAGGATAATAATGGGTGTAAAATCAGATAAATGGATAAGAACAATGGCCAAAGAATTTGGTATGATAACCCCATTTGAAGAAAAACAGGTCAGACAAAACACTATAAGTTACGGGGTAAGTTCCTACGGATACGATATAAGGGTAAGTGATGAATTTATGGTATTTACCAATATAAATTCAACTATAGTAGACCCTAAAAATTTCGATGAAAAAAATGTTGTCAAAATTAAAGGAGACTGTATAATTCCTCCAAATTCATTTGCCTTGTGCAGAAGTGTGGAATATTTTAAAATGCCAAGGGATGTGCTTGCTATTTGTGTAGGAAAATCCACATACGCCAGATGCGGAATTATTGTAAATGTAACACCGATTGAACCTGAATGGGAGGGGCATATTACTATTGAAATAAGCAATACCACCCCTCTTCCCGCAAAAATATATGCAAACGAAGGGATTGCCCAGCTTATATTTTTAAGTGCTGATGATGAAATGTGTGAAATTAGCTATGCGGACAAAAAAGGCAAATATCACGGACAGATAGGAATCACACTTCCTAAAGTGGACAGATAAAATGGGAAATAAAAAAGAAATGAAATTATGTATAGCCCTTGACTTGCCAAACAAAAAAGAAAATTTAAAATTAGCTGAAAAAATCAGTGAAAATGCAAATGATATATGGTTAAAGGTCGGATTTAGAAGTTATATAAGGGACGGAAACGAATTTTTAAAAGAATTAAAAAACCTCGGATTTAATATATTTTTAGACTTAAAATTGTATGATATCCCAAACACCATGGCTGATGCGGCAGAGGAGATTGCAAAACATGAAATTGATATGTTTAATGTACATGCAAGTGCTGGTGAAAGAGC encodes the following:
- the accB gene encoding acetyl-CoA carboxylase biotin carboxyl carrier protein; its protein translation is MDVKTLKKIIEIFDNSKANVLEFENEEFRIFLDKSAKAAPATAVQTPVPVEAPKAVQKVEAKPECEVEGELITSPMVGTFYQAPSPDSPPYVKVGDKVKKGQTLCIIEAMKIMNELEAEFDCEILDILVEDGQPVEFDTPLFKVKKL
- a CDS encoding D-2-hydroxyacid dehydrogenase, which translates into the protein MKIVFLDALTLGNVDFERFKEFGEVVIYQITERDEVIERIKDADIVVTNKFVIDKNVMDNASKLKFIQIAATGMNNVDLEYAKKKGIVVRNVAGYSTNAVVQHTFALVLGLINKICYFDKYTRSEYPNSKIFTHIQNWFEIKGKRWGIIGLGEIGKNVARLAKAFGAEVVYYSTSGKNNSDEFKKVDLDTLLKTSKIITIHAPLNENTKNLLNLEKLSLIQDGTILINVGRGGIINERDLAKILEKNDIFVGLDVFEKEPINSDNPLLKSNKVLLTPHVAWTSIEARNELMQGIYENIKNFIKSGS
- a CDS encoding DUF3108 domain-containing protein: MRYILLFFLIISVNAKTLIAIYEAKYGIFGTIATAKGIFERNATNYKIDTTVKTKGLAAALTKHMVQKYTSIGIIKNNMLIPLKYITYRKKGNKEYKRIYYFDHKNKIIIRKKYFNNKFDGKEKFDYYAPQDVLSLYFNLPHLLKNKKTYTFFALGARKSDGRVDVNFCKKNIFNEKGICIKGNLYNKVFAGDRGIVYLLINPNNWVTLKGIVKNVLKIGDLKGKIIYFKQVP
- a CDS encoding acetyl-CoA carboxylase biotin carboxylase subunit — its product is MKRILIANRGEITLRAIRAIHKLKKEAVCIYSTADRDAIYLKFADGGVCVGPAKSSESYLNIPAILTAAEMTECDAIFPGYGFLSENQTFVEICKAHNIGFIGPSLEVMELMADKSKAKEVMKKAGVPVIPGSEGAIKDVEEAKKVAREIGYPVILKAASGGGGRGMRVVEDESYLENAFLAASSEAQSAFGDPTIYMEKYIEKPRHIEVQILGDKHGNVIHLGERDCSLQRRHQKLIEESPAVILDENTRKKLHETAVRAAKAIGYYSAGTIEFLVDKNLNFYFMEMNTRLQVEHPVSEMVSGLDLVEWMIRVEEGDKIPSQDEINLKGHAIECRILAEDPEKFIPSPGKIQKLYIPGGKDVRVDTHIYSGYIIPPYYDSLIAKVITYGKDRNEAIEVMKEALKEFQISGIKTSIPFHLKMLENEDFLNNNYDTKYLETKGLV
- the pyrE gene encoding orotate phosphoribosyltransferase; translation: MNVKDIYEKHGALLKGHFLLSSGKHSPYYLQSARVLEYPEVAEELAKALAKEIIEAGIKVDTVCSPAIGGLLAGYELARALGVRFIFTERVQGEMTLRRGFEVKEGEKVLICEDIITTGGSAMEAAREIEKRGGEVVAFAAIANRGVCKRVNGKTTRKPECKLPKNKPLFALEDFEFDVYEPDECPMCKEGSKPIKPGSRGN
- a CDS encoding HIT family protein, encoding MSCPLCNSENENIIYKDAFFRIILVDEIPGYIRIITQKHIKEFSELSDEEAVKLTLIIKNLEKEILKTLKPDKINIAVLGNMVPHLHIHVIPRYVNDPWWPDATFCAKKREFIYPPFNAEKYKDTLLQCLKNLSL
- the dcd gene encoding dCTP deaminase yields the protein MGVKSDKWIRTMAKEFGMITPFEEKQVRQNTISYGVSSYGYDIRVSDEFMVFTNINSTIVDPKNFDEKNVVKIKGDCIIPPNSFALCRSVEYFKMPRDVLAICVGKSTYARCGIIVNVTPIEPEWEGHITIEISNTTPLPAKIYANEGIAQLIFLSADDEMCEISYADKKGKYHGQIGITLPKVDR
- a CDS encoding ribonuclease HII, with product MEICGIDEAGRGPIAGPLVVAGCMFKWKMDNGKLKIKNEKIDIENILEEIKDSKRLNAIKREKLFEIIKEICIYHIVWVDNKTIDKKGLSFAINYSLKEIKNNIKAKKYLFDGNSSFGVDGIETIIKGDSKIKEIAAASILAKVSRDQYMIEISDKYPEYNFKKHKGYITKEHIEEIKKYGFSDIHRISYKLKALEPTLF
- a CDS encoding mechanosensitive ion channel family protein, producing MDKYINLATQWGIKILGAIVIYIIGKWLAKIVTNIIKKLLEKTNTDVTLIKFLGNLTYVGLLILVILAALGTLGVDTSSFAAIIAGAGLAVGMALKDNISNFGAGVLILMLRPFKVGDFVEIAGTSGTVDEIGIFNTTLKTGDNRVIIIPNNNIIGNNIINYSKEKIRRIDLVIGVGYEDDLKLVKSTLEEILNNHPKILKEPAPTVALAELADSSINFNVRPWVKSEDYWNVRSELLEKIKETFDKKNINIPYPQMDVHVDQKAA
- a CDS encoding ATP-binding protein — its product is MLPKKIYDRKIKLNFENTLITGPKGVGKTFLIFNFLKTFKGTYEYYDFSDYREKQFKFDADLIIFDNFDFSIEIPDKITFITSNENINLENFKKIELRPLDFEEFYAFEKLSSPTHAFDKFLKFGNFAKNAFVEDYFKEEYLKETFELLPYNKEILKFFFSHIGEKLTLYQIFQILKKRIKISKDSFYKTTNELIKNKIIYEVEKFNAPKSPKKFFAYNFAFKDILTNKKNLLHKFENMIFLELNEKKIYYKDTLNFYLPQKEMGILVMPFANEDAIIEKLDKVTDVKKIEVITISNEIEIKHKNFEVEVIPFWQWRFAE
- a CDS encoding MFS transporter; this translates as MPKMYSNFFTPAQIGIIFSMLPIARFLTPFLFFKLTINKTTFLISLIISTLAAFLLLSHNFSIILTAFFFIGASFSVIFPYIESIAIEKLKEKYGQARVFGSFGFMLFGIIFSYFKINFIYVFIILIILTNITSLYFLEDKSVKKEKESINFLIAWKFWLALILMQISFGGFYNFFTIYNLNHHIPKEINGWLWAIGVIAEIGIFLIQHKFIKKFHPLFWIKLSILLTSIRWFMLYIFAGKVIFIALSQLIHAFSFAIFHTSALLYLSKIYKNKTLAQQFYAGIGYGLAAFLGSIISGWLYGEHLFLYESVIAILGFLIML
- a CDS encoding glucosaminidase domain-containing protein, whose translation is MKKIFINILFFAYLNAAFPNWYYKIKNIQQQKKAFVEIMLPLIQTENQKISALRKKIIKIFNDPNLMLNPKEIGFLAKIAKKYKIKNILDKTEYLKKIDTIPPSLALAQAAIESGWGKSRFVRLANNIFGHWEYSNKGIQPKSKYENIDINYSLKVFPSLEDSIRAYMLNLNRNPAYKEFRNVRFYYKLNNKKFTGTIAANTMKLYSQKRDEYVKLLKTMITLNHWEKFDK